Within Gymnogyps californianus isolate 813 chromosome 27, ASM1813914v2, whole genome shotgun sequence, the genomic segment GTGGTTAAAAACATCCCGTGACCATTCAGAAGACCCCAGGAATTCTGCACCAGTCCTGCCGACCACCGGGAAACACTGGGCTGGCGGAGCTAGCCGCCTGCTAACGCACAGTCACCCACACACAGATCTGAGTGACCATCGATGTCACCGAGAAATTGCTTAAGGAGTTGCAGAAATAGGCACAAAATCATGCAATTACAAAATTAAAGAGGTtaagaaagtttttttcctgataaaattaaagatagaaactggaaaaaggaaataaaggctAGTCTTGGAAGGCAGGCAgattggttttttcccctccttgcaTGGCTGTTGCACTAGATCTTAATGACCGTGTAAACTTGCAGAGGCACAGCTAAGTAAGAGGACAACTGGTTTACAACCACTTGTAGCCATGAAGTGGACAGAGAGCAACTGTTGATCTTCCTCCGCTGTCATCCCTCAAGCACCTTGCCTTGCTCTAAATCTGCAAGACAATAAATGTCAACACAGTGACTCCACAAGCAAGTCTTCTGGTGACTACAGGAGTACTGGTCCTACAGGGGATGGTCTTCGGCACTCAAAACTGCAAGGCTAGTGTGCAATAGCATTTGGGTGACAGCATGAACATGCTGAACTTTGGCAACGTCCCTTTTTACCTTtgatacaaaataatttcttgtacaaaaagctattttcatcCACGGCCAGAATCAAATCAAAGTTCAAATCCAATTTAGGAGAGGGACGCTAACAACCGCGTTACCTAACCCGGACTCTGCAGCGCAGCCGCCACCAGCCCAGGGAAGAAGGGCTGTCACAACTGAAACTGCTGATAGCCACAAACCCAAACGCATGAGAAAACATTTCCCTGGTGGAAACGAAGCCTTTCGTTCCCACCATGAAGTGGTCAACTGGCCCAAGGGTGAGAATTGTAAATACCAGCTCTGCCCTTCTCCTCCGTGAAGCCAGCACCAGCTACGCTCATGGTAGGATGCCATAACTACCTGCACCATCGCCAGCAACCTGTATCCTAAATGCTCACCAAGGGAGCCCTGaattccctcctccccaaccAGAGCGTTCAAATCCTTTCCGAAGTCAGCTGCAAACACCTTGTCCTCTTCAGGAAAAGGCCcctctgctgcattttaagCTACGCAGCGAAGAGCCAGCCCGGGACTTCTGGTTTGCAGTTGTTTTTGCAGCTCTTTGAACAACACTCCTGGGAGTGTTTTAAACTAATTGCGCCTGCTGTTGAGCGGCGTGGACTCGAGACACCCACTGATAGGCAACACGCTGCCGCGATGTGTCTTTTGGCTGAGGATCAAATGAACATCTCTCCTGGCTGGGTCTCCTGGGCACCCCTTGCTCACTGACAGCTCCTTATGTTCAGACCTatgtttttatgttctttacATTCAGACCTAAGTGTAAGCATGAGGAGCAGCTTCCAGCGAAGCGCTGCAGCGCGTCACAAACGCAGCAAACATCTTCCCTAACCTGCCGTGAGAGTCGTGCTGAAGATGCACTCCACGGCAGCTTTTTCATCCTCCGAATGCCATGGAATAACGCAGTAATACCAATCCTTCTCGGGCAGGATTCACACAAGTGGATGCTCTTACAGAGATACAGGATAAAAAGGCACCGCCCGGGCTGCTTGGATACAAGCACGGGtggaataaaacagagaaaggccTATAAAATGGGAATTATATCAGAAAGCAACAGATGGCTTGGAAGGGGAGGGAATGTTGGGGAGAGAGGGatttggaaaagattttcattAGCCTGGTCTCCCAAGTATCAAGTTTCTTCTTGTGATgtgcctgtttttaaaaagtcaaacatCCACTGAATCTGATGCAGGGACAACAGTCCTGAGTTGTTAAAAACACTTATCAAAATAAGCAGCCGGGTAGGGAACAGACTGTTAGTTCTCCCGCTGAGGGAAAAGCTCATTCCTCAAACACGAGGGAGCTCGCAGCGGACAGAgaccccaaaacacaaaactacAGGAGGCTGAGCTCCACCGGCGCCTCCGCTTGCCCCAGAATTTGGATCCTGTTcgttgtttgtttttaaagataaccCAGCCAGTGCCACCCTGGTAACGAGGGAAGGTTAAACGAGGCAGAGAAGTTACCAAACACCAactgagaaaacatgaaataagaGACAGGCATCGGATCGCCGCCATCGCCGGTACCCGTGGGGGAACAAAAGGTGACGGCACAGAGGCGGGGTATCACCCGAGTCTCCTCAACCGGTTTATGAAGAGCACGctagaaaaataatcagcatcTGTCGGTCATTTCAGATGCAAACTGTGTTTAAGTCATTAAGAGACACTGTTCAATCCCACTTGCGTGTGAGGAGCAAGTATCTTATGTATCCAAAGTTGAGCATCGTGCCTTTACAGCTATAGTTACTTAAAAAAGCCAcgttctaattaaaaaaattcttcttcaCAGCACACTCTCCTCTTCCGAGAAAAGTCATTTCAATGCTCTGCCTCAGAATTTAATGAAACTTGAACCATGTCCAGAGGGCTCTTGGAGGATAGGATGAAATCCCAATTCCCCTGCCAGTCACTCCATCTGTAGCTGAGCTGTGTGTTATAAATTGTCTGTCCTCAGCTCCCAGTGCTGGGCCCAAACACACTTGTCTGTGTCTTTACACAAGCACGTGATGTACACGCAACCCAGGCAGCATCAGCCAGACGGAAGAAGTCCCATCCCACAGCTGGCTAATGGCGTCGGATGTGACATcgtgcagaaaacagaagtttgcaCCTCCGCAGCAGCATCCAGCGTGGCAAGATGGTCTCTTTTCCGAGCTGCAGTTGCCCTGATTAAATCACAGCCGGCTCCTCGAAAAACTAGCGAGGTTAAGTCACTCCAAAGAATGATTGTTTTGTAGATAAGAAACATTTTGCCTGCCCTGCATCTGTTGGTGGGCGAAGGGCAGAACTGAAGACCAAGCAGAAGGTACACAGAGATATTGTGCTTGATCCTCACCCAGGCAGGTGGGAAAACACGGCTGTAAGCTGTACCTCTGGCATCTGAAGACAGGGAAATACCAGCACCAAGACAGATACTACCTCCACCTCAGTAGAGGACAAGCACATCGGGTCCTCCAAAAAGTTCAAAGCACAGACAAGAAGCGCTGTGTCTTCAGAAAGAAGATCTGACCCATTATCAAATCGCTTCACGCGTTCTCCGCTGGGAAGCGGTCACCAGATGGCTGTGACACTTCTGCACGAAGATCGGGATGTCTCAGACGTCAAGAGCACCTTTCACAGCCCGAGCTGGGAGTCAGGCACTGAAGTGATCTCATCACAACTCCCACCGGTTGCCTCTTCAAGCTAATTGGATTgaggtatttaattttttgtcttaTGAAAACGCAACTCGGGGCTGAGCCCGACTGCTGCATGTGTGAGAAAAATCTTCACGTGGCCGAGTCACAAGATACGCACCATGTACCTCGGAGAGCTGGCGGGAGGAAAGCTCCAGATAGCTCCAAGATCAGAGAGGCCAACggctccctgcagctcccccaaGCAGGGTCCCGACgtcagctccagcagcctcAGCTGGGGAGGATGCTCGGAGCAGCGGCCACCGCTGCGGGGCCAGGACAACCCGAGCTGGAGACCTACGTCCAACCTCAGAGCTTCACGTCACCCTTCAAAGGGCATTAAGCAGCTCCAGAGCCAAGGAGCGGCCAGGTCGGACACCCTGACGGTCCCTCTGAAATAGGGACCCGCAACAAAGGTGCTGTGCTACTAGAAAAGCTACTTCTGGTTAACGATATTATAAATAGCAGCAACAGCTTTGCCCTGATTTGCATCCCTAGAAGGCACTTTTCTATGTTTGACCAAAACACAACCAAATCTTATTAAGCACCAGTGCTGAGGAAGCTTTGGtgaatttgggggaaaaaaggttggAAAAATCAGTCTCAGAAAAAAGCTGAGGcctccaggagcagcagagcttgCAGTTTGCTTGGTTAGTTATGTAGATGAAGGCTATTTTAGCACAAACttatgcttttaattatttttgcatgaatTAGCAGGACCGCTTCAACATAATTACACAGAGTATCTAAACCCAGTGAAATTGCAACAGGCTGAATAACGGTGTGTTTTAGGCACAAACAGTTCAACGCTGGCTGCACCCGCGCAGCCGGAGCCACAGAAATGCCATTTGCACAGGCCAGTCGGGGCAGAGAAGCAAAACTGGCTGGATTTGGCAACGGGACAACTCTGTGCATCCAGCAACGAGCTTTGTCACTTGATGTCACACAAACCCACCTCTCCCGAGACACAGCCCGGCACAACGTGCCAGACCTTCTGAAAGGCGCCGGAGAGCAGAGCTAAGGATACAGGCTAGCACCTAAACTAACCAGGAAGGATTNNNNNNNNNNNNNNNNNNNNNNNNNNNNNNNNNNNNNNNNNNNNNNNNNNNNNNNNNNNNNNNNNNNNNNNNNNNNNNNNNNNNNNNNNNNNNNNNNNNNNNNNNNNNNNNNNNNNNNNNNNNNNNNNNNNNNNNNNNNNNNNNNNNNNNNNNNNNNNNNNNNNNNNNNNNNNNNNNNNNNNNNNNNNNNNNNNNNNNNNNNNNNNNNNNNNNNNNNNNNNNNNNNNNNNNNNNNNNNNNNNNNNNNNNNNNNNNNNNNNNNNNNNNNNNNNNNNNNNNNNNNNNNNNNNNNNNNNNNNNNNNNNNNNNNNNNNNNNNNNNNNNNNNNNNNNNNNNNNNNNNNNNNNNNNNNNNNNNNNNNNNNNNNNNNNNNNNNNNNNNNNNNNNNNNNNNNNNNNNNNNNNNNNNNNNNNNNNNNNNNNNNNNNNNNNNNNNNNNNNNNNNNNNNNNNNNNNNNNNNNNNNNNNNNNNNNNNNNNNNNNNNNNNNNNNNNNNNNNNNTCTGTCCCCGCCGCCATCCCGGGGCTTCCGCCTCCGTCACCCCCCAAGGACCAGGGACGTGGTGGCGGTGGCTCCTTCCCTCCTGGTGCCCCCAAacctgccccagcacccctcctcctgcccggcctgggcaggctgggagctgccaaCAGCGCCGGCAACGCAGCTCGGCAAAGCCGGCCTGGCCGGTACCGCCACCGTCCCGGAGCGTGTCGGGACAGGCGGCGTGGGAGAGGGGGAGCGGAGGCCTCCGGGGATGCGCTGGGTGGTGGCGGGTGCCGTGGGAGCGTTTTGGCACCCGGCAGCGGCACCGGCACCGTTCTCAGCCGTCCCCTGCCCCGCAGAGCTCAGCGCCTCCGACGAGAGCTCCCTGTCGGACGCCGTTCTGCTGGAGGAGGGTAAGGGGGCTGCGGGGACCGGGGTGGGGGGACATCGGGGTGCCCCCCAGGTGTCCCCTCCATCCCAACCCTCTGTCTCTCCCGCAGAGGAGCCGCGGCCGCCGGGACCTGCCACCCCGCGGGGGTCCCCGTCCCCCGAGGAGCCCACCGAGAAGGAGGGATCGgggcccccgccggccccccccagcccctggcgGGAGACCAGCCTCGACAGACCCTACGAGAAGGCCAAAAAACCCGGCGTCGACCCCGGGGATGGGGACACCCGGGGCTCCCGGTGCTACCCTGGCTCCCCGCcagccgcccccgccgccccctcggCCCCCGGCAGCCCCGACCCCGCAGCCTCACCGGCGCCCAGGGTGGGGGACGTCCCTCCCTACCGCTTCGTCCCCGTCAGGACCCTGGTGCTGTGCCGGCAGGCGGGCTCCAGCGCTCCCAGCACCCCGGAGCCATCGGGCCGGCGGGGACAGTCCCAGTCCCTGAGGTATGTCCTGTgcgtggggaggggggacaAGGGCTTCTGTATGGGGGGGATGGCGAGAACCccatggggaggaggatggagctAACCCCGTGGGGAGGACATTGGAGATAACCccgtggggaggaggatggagctAACcctgtggggaggaggatggagctAACCCCGTGGGGAGGATGGAGCTCAACCCATGGGGAGGACATTGGAGATAACTCCgcgaggaggaggatggagataTCCTCGGGGGGAGGATGGAGCTAAAGtcatggggaggaggatggagacAGTTCCGTGGGGAGGAAGATGGAGCTAACCCTATGGAGAGGACGGAGCTAACCCCGTGGGGAGGAGGTTGGAGATAACACCAAGGGGAGGATGGAGATGATAACGCTGTGGGGAGGATGGAGATGATAACGCTATGGGGAGGAGGTTGGAGATAACCCTATGTGGAGGACGGACATAAATCCATGGAAGGAGGATGGAGCTAATCCCATGGGGAGGATGGAGCTCACCCTATGGAGATGACGGAGCTAACCCCACggggaggaggctggagctCACCCCACGGGGAGGCTGCACCCTGCACCCATGGGGTGCTCAGCCCCCAAGCACCCCTCGGCCACCCTTGCCCATGGCTCGCCCTGACTTTCGGGCGGGCGGCGAGGGGAAGGGTCCGTCTGCAGCCGTAGCCCTCCTACCCGCAGGGTGGAGGCGTGCTGGCAGCCCGGCGAGCCGCGGGGCCGCAGCGCCGTACCCCGCCGGCGCCCCACGTACTACACGGTGACGGTGCCCACCTCCTGCATCCCGACCCCCGACCCCGCGCGCCGCTCCGGCTCCGACGACAGCATCTCCGACCTCTCCAGCAT encodes:
- the INAVA gene encoding innate immunity activator protein → MRWVVAGAVGAFWHPAAAPAPFSAVPCPAELSASDESSLSDAVLLEEEEPRPPGPATPRGSPSPEEPTEKEGSGPPPAPPSPWRETSLDRPYEKAKKPGVDPGDGDTRGSRCYPGSPPAAPAAPSAPGSPDPAASPAPRVGDVPPYRFVPVRTLVLCRQAGSSAPSTPEPSGRRGQSQSLRVEACWQPGEPRGRSAVPRRRPTYYTVTVPTSCIPTPDPARRSGSDDSISDLSSISHATSPGSSSPDVSFPRPPVPPPLVEPGYYPRGAHRFLPPAGPPAFLYEQDLAPLRYQRLVPSHSRIVRTPSLKDYAPAGGRGLSKAAVTEELKSWHQRARLRGARPHSLDRQGAFRGPRGGTTRDVPITHGVLPRAQAPPIHVLRRSPDGVPVQVYVPENGEIVTQV